One Glycine soja cultivar W05 chromosome 2, ASM419377v2, whole genome shotgun sequence genomic region harbors:
- the LOC114377914 gene encoding uncharacterized protein LOC114377914: MRLETQRKRCRRMRKSEKKDKENVMVVSDESRLRVITRPKGGRRSLCMDLEEVKACRDTLSSFSNSTLDTSSGVTSPICCISSPGDDPKDVKARLKLWAQAVAASASRYGT, encoded by the exons ATGAGGCTCGAAACACAAAGGAAAAGGTGTAGGAGAATGAGAAAGAGTGAGAAAAAAGACAAGGAAAACGTGATGGTTGTAAGTGATGAAAGTAGGTTGAGGGTGATAACAAGGCCAAAAGGTGGAAGAAGGTCACTGTGCATGGACTTGGAGGAAGTGAAGGCTTGTAGAGATACCCTCTCCTCTTTCTCCAATTCCACACTTGACACTAGTAGTGGTGTTACTTCACCAATTTGCTGCATCTCTAGTCCCG GTGATGATCCAAAAGATGTAAAGGCTCGGCTCAAGCTGTGGGCACAGGCGGTAGCAGCATCTGCATCCAGATACGGCACTTGA
- the LOC114377897 gene encoding transcription factor MYB61-like translates to MGRHSCCYKQKLRKGLWSPEEDEKLLRHITKYGHGCWSSVPKQAGLQRCGKSCRLRWINYLRPDLKRGTFSQEEENLIIELHAVLGNRWSQIAAQLPGRTDNEIKNLWNSCLKKKLRQKGIDPVTHKPLSEVENGEKAAEVSNELNLLKSESSKSDSASYEQRTSISPKAYAPEMDGSCSSKIEINFVTNNNCYNKDLFLDRFMSSSRQESYTTSCQPSDLMGNFPIQMSYATNDQCLPNDSNSSHWFSQTGRSFDMNTEFPFNAAVTSINPTPTTNLFLPNNSFCYKPSLAVPSDNVSIPYGSHYWEASASNNSNSSTELRSSSPLNIFSSWGLADCGTSTTKEAQIHMMENHNTEEAKWDEYLHNPISMLASSVQNQAPESLCNDIKTSMHLVPDTLGAMLPHNHTKQQEQSQTSSFFSKDIQKLRAAFGHM, encoded by the exons atgGGAAGGCACTCTTGTTGTTACAAGCAGAAGCTTAGGAAGGGTCTTTGGTCTCCTGAGGAGGATGAAAAACTTCTGAGGCATATTACTAAGTATGGTCATGGATGTTGGAGTTCTGTGCCTAAGCAAGCAG GTCTGCAAAGGTGTGGTAAGAGCTGCAGGCTTAGGTGGATCAATTATTTAAGGCCTGATTTAAAAAGAGGAACATTCtcacaagaagaagaaaaccttATCATTGAACTTCATGCAGTATTAGGGAACAG GTGGTCTCAAATTGCGGCACAGTTGCCGGGGAGAACAGACAATGAAATAAAGAATCTGTGGAACTCTTGCTTGAAGAAGAAACTGAGGCAAAAGGGAATAGACCCTGTCACACATAAACCACTGTCtgaggttgagaatggagagaaAGCAGCAGAAGTGTCTAATGAACTGAACCTCCTGAAATCAGAGAGCTCCAAGTCTGATTCAGCATCCTATGAGCAGAGAACATCAATTTCTCCAAAAGCCTATGCACCTGAGATGGATGGTTCCTGCAGCTCCAAGATTGAAATCAATTTTGTAACCAACAACAACTGTTACAACAAAGACTTGTTCCTAGACAGGTTTATGAGTAGTAGCCGCCAAGAGAGTTACACCACTAGTTGCCAGCCCTCAGATTTGATGGGGAATTTTCCAATTCAGATGAGTTATGCAACCAATGATCAGTGTCTCCCTAATGATTCAAACTCTAGTCATTGGTTCAGCCAAACTGGAAGGTCTTTTGATATGAACACTGAGTTTCCTTTCAATGCCGCTGTCACTTCTATCAATCCTACACCTACAACCAACTTGTTTCTTCCTAATAATTCTTTTTGCTACAAGCCTTCACTTGCTGTTCCCTCTGACAATGTTTCCATACCCTATGGATCCCATTACTGGGAAGCCAGTGCCTCCAACAACAGCAATAGTAGCACAGAATTGAGAAGTAGCAGCCCCTTGAACATCTTTTCTTCTTGGGGATTGGCAGATTGTGGCACCTCTACTACTAAAGAGGCACAAATTCATATGATGGAGAATCATAATACAGAAGAAGCTAAGTGGGATGAGTACCTTCATAACCCTATCTCAATGCTGGCTTCTTCTGTACAAAACCAAGCTCCTGAGTCTCTATGCAATGATATAAAAACATCCATGCATTTGGTACCTGATACTTTAGGGGCTATGCTACCTCATAACCATACCAAGCAGCAAGAACAGTCTCAAACTTCTAGTTTCTTTTCCAAGGACATCCAGAAGCTCAGGGCAGCCTTTGGACACATGTAA